The following proteins are encoded in a genomic region of Triticum dicoccoides isolate Atlit2015 ecotype Zavitan chromosome 1B, WEW_v2.0, whole genome shotgun sequence:
- the LOC119311670 gene encoding uncharacterized protein LOC119311670 gives MAALRHAGRRLCERALQRGGPQVIPSGRRSMFISIGGTPKPTTAAAQEELKMQFQKKKEELFDVLVELSRTRTYPSLSWEAFQVNQLAARLVGKVEPRPGDYYWRSYRLQGRLNTFLVSYLFLHFVYMEHFWIPKKQREDGATSNNSEAKILPDSDENQIRT, from the exons ATGGCGGCGCTCCGGCACGCGGGGAGGAGGCTCTGCGAGCGGGCGCTCCAGCGAGGTGGACCGCAGGTGATCCCGTCTGGCCGCCGGTCCATGTTCATCTCCATCGGTGGCACG CCTAAACCTACGACTGCGGCGGCTCAGGAGGAGCTGAAAATGCAGTtccagaaaaagaaagaagagttgTTCGATGTGCTGGTGGAGTTGTCAAGGACACGCACGTACCCAAGTCTCTCCTGGGAGGCCTTCCAGGTTAATCAGCTCGCCGCTCGACTTGTTGGGAAGGTGGAGCCTAGGCCTGGTGACTACTACTG GCGCAGTTATCGACTACAGGGCAGACTCAACACCTTCTTGGTTTCATACTTGTTTCTGCATTTTGTATATATGGAACACTTCTGGATACCCAAGAAGCAGAGAGAAGATGGCGCCACAAGCAACAAcagtgaagccaagatccttcccgaCAGCGACGAGAACCAAATAAGGACATGA